The genomic window GAACCCGGAGAACGCCCGGTCGGCGGCGATGATTGCCTCAATCCTGGTGGGAACTCTTCCGGCTTGGACGGGCCTTTTTGCGAGGGTCTTGCGAGTGGAAACCCTCTCGGCAAGACAATGGTTGGGGCAGGGGATTGCCTTGATCGGGGTCAGCCTGATCATCACCCGGGGAGGATTATTGAATCTGGAAATCAACCATGGAGCCGCGCTGGTCTTGCTGGCACCCATGGCATGGGGAATCAACTCTGTCGTGTCCCGCCCCCTCTTCCTGCAGGTGCGAAGCAGCCTTCCGGTCACAGCCTTTTGTCTGATTGTGGGAATCTTCTTTCTGAGCTTCGTGCCACTGCCGGGGCTGGGCGAGCACCTGGCGGCAATGCCTGCGAGTGCCTGGGTCGCTCTCGTCTTTCTGGCCCTCTTTTCCACCCTGATCGGTTACATCATCTGGGCCATGGGAGTGAAGCGCCTGGGTGCGAACCGGAGCTCGCTCTACATCTACTTGATCCCCTTCTTCGGATTGCTGATGAGTGTTCTTCTTCTTGATGAACGCCTGGGGCTGGCCCCCCTACTCGGGGGCCTTCTGGTTCTTCCGGGTGTCATGATGGCGCGAAGGGCAAAGAGCTAGGGCTCTTCTTCCGGGATTTCCTCCAGCACTTTTTCCACTTCCAGTTCTGCGGCGACAAGTTGCTGTCGGCAGTGCTTGAGCAGGGCGCTGGCGCGTTTCACGCTGAGGGCCAGTTCTTCCAACTCAGCCTCGCCACTCTCCAGCGCTTCCAGAATCGTGTCGAGTTCTTCCCGGGCTTCTTCAAACTTCATTTCATCAAGGGAACTGGTTTCCTTGCTCATGAGTCTCCTTCCTTGCGAGTCTCCCTGATTTCACTGAGGAGGCTGCCGTCGGCGAGTCTTGTGGTCATGCTGCTTCCCGGATCGATCTCTCCAGCCGAGCGAAGGAGACGACCGGATTCATCATAGCTCATACTGAAGCCGCGCT from Candidatus Krumholzibacteriia bacterium includes these protein-coding regions:
- a CDS encoding DMT family transporter, yielding MDKTRNSPWVHVALVFTALVWGASYPALKWVLAWLTAMEVALLRFWLILPILIAIVLLHRKEVLEQARRFPVRILLMAFFGVAGYHLPLNYGTKILAENPENARSAAMIASILVGTLPAWTGLFARVLRVETLSARQWLGQGIALIGVSLIITRGGLLNLEINHGAALVLLAPMAWGINSVVSRPLFLQVRSSLPVTAFCLIVGIFFLSFVPLPGLGEHLAAMPASAWVALVFLALFSTLIGYIIWAMGVKRLGANRSSLYIYLIPFFGLLMSVLLLDERLGLAPLLGGLLVLPGVMMARRAKS
- the xseB gene encoding exodeoxyribonuclease VII small subunit, which translates into the protein MSKETSSLDEMKFEEAREELDTILEALESGEAELEELALSVKRASALLKHCRQQLVAAELEVEKVLEEIPEEEP